Genomic DNA from Amycolatopsis alba DSM 44262:
TGGTCCTGGAGCAGGATCGGGCCGTTGGCGCCCACCGTCAGCGAGTCGTTGTCGCTCGCGACGGGGATGCCCACGTTGTTCGTGGTCGGCAAGGTCACGCCGGTGCCTCCTGGTTCGTGGTGGTCAAGCGGTCAGCCACACCAGCTTCGCCCGAGTGCGCGCGCTCAGCACGTCGTGGACGACCTGGTTCACCCACCCTCTCGCGTAATCTGGAATCAGTCAAGATAACTCTCGGCGCGGGTGACCGTCGCGACGTCCGCCGGGCGCGAAATAAACTTGCACGCGCGTACCAAGTTGCGTTCTCATCGGATCATGGCCCTGGCTCCGTACCGTCGCGTGTTGGCCGTGCCCGGTGTTCCCAGCTCGATGCTGCTGATGTTCCTGGCACGGCTCCCGATGACCGCCATGGGCGTGACGATGACGCTGTACGTCGTCAACGACCTGGGCCGCGGCTACGGGGCGGCAGGCCTGATCGGCGCCGCCACCACGCTCGGCAGCGCCTTCGGGGCACCGCTCGTCGGCCGGTACGTCGACCGCTTCGGGCTGCGGCCGGTGGTCGCGATCTGCGGGCTGGCCTCGTCGGCGTTCTGGATCAGCGCGCCGCATCTGCCGTATCAGGTGCTGCTGGCGGTCGCGCTCCCCGCGGGCGTGCTGTCGGTGCCCGCCGGGACGCTCGCGCGGCTGGTGCTCACCGCGCTCGTGCCGCTGGAGCAGCGGCGGGCGGCCTACTCGCTGGACACGATCCTGGTGGAGGCGTCGTTCATGATCGGGCCGTCGGCCGGGATCATGGCGATCACGCAGCTGCCCGCGGTCTACGCGCTCACCGGTATCGGAGTCTGCTTCGCGCTTTCGGCGACGTTGATCTACCGGCAGAACCCGCCGATCCGCGCCGAGGCCGACGCCGAGGTGTTCACCAGCGAACGCCCGACCGTGCGGAGCTGGCTCACCGGACGGCTCGTGATGGCGATGTTCATCGCCGCCGGCGCGCTGTTCTGCCTGGTCGGCATGGAACTCGCCGCGCTGGCGACGCTGCGCGCGAGCGGCGACATCACCTGGTCGGGGCTGCTGATCACGCTGATGTGCGTCGCGTCCGTCCTCGGCGGGGCGATCCACGGCGCCGTCCGGCGATCGCTTTCGCAGGGCACGCTGATGCTGCTGCTCGCGGTGCTCACGCTGCCGGTCGGACTGGTCGACCACCCGTGGTGGCTGCTGGCGATCGTGCTCTTCCCGAGCAACGTGCTGTGCGCGCCGACCCTCGCGGCGAGCACGGAGACGGTCAGCGCGGCCGCTCCCGCGCGGGTGCGCGGCGAGGCGATGGGCCTGCTGGACGCGGCCGGCCGGATCGGGCTGGCGATCGGGAGCCCGATCATCGGGTTCGTGATCGACCACTCCAGCCCCGGCTGGGGATTCGCGGCGTCGGCGCTGGGTGCGCTGGCGATCGCTTCGGTCGGCCTGTTCTGGCGGCGGTCCCGCACCCCGGCCACCCCGGCCCAGGTGCCCGAGCTCACTTCCCCCTGACGCGGATCAGGC
This window encodes:
- a CDS encoding MFS transporter produces the protein MLLMFLARLPMTAMGVTMTLYVVNDLGRGYGAAGLIGAATTLGSAFGAPLVGRYVDRFGLRPVVAICGLASSAFWISAPHLPYQVLLAVALPAGVLSVPAGTLARLVLTALVPLEQRRAAYSLDTILVEASFMIGPSAGIMAITQLPAVYALTGIGVCFALSATLIYRQNPPIRAEADAEVFTSERPTVRSWLTGRLVMAMFIAAGALFCLVGMELAALATLRASGDITWSGLLITLMCVASVLGGAIHGAVRRSLSQGTLMLLLAVLTLPVGLVDHPWWLLAIVLFPSNVLCAPTLAASTETVSAAAPARVRGEAMGLLDAAGRIGLAIGSPIIGFVIDHSSPGWGFAASALGALAIASVGLFWRRSRTPATPAQVPELTSP